Within the Erigeron canadensis isolate Cc75 chromosome 6, C_canadensis_v1, whole genome shotgun sequence genome, the region ACCTTCAGAGATACGAGCATAACATAACCCAAATTAACAATTTGAACTCAATTTGATTATAAGTTGGTAACTACTcgtatatttattaaaactgcCACTTACTATTTTCCACTACAGACTATTTTCTTGCAAACTAATTATAATTTTGAGCCCTTGAAAACTATTTTCTTGCaaactaattataatttttttcaaaaaccatagACCATAATCCTTCTGGCCGGTAATAAAAGTTTACACCAAAAATACTTTTACACCATCAGGTGTTATATACATTTAAGAATCAACTAGTCCCTAGTAATCTAGTATATCCAACCTTTCATGATTTATAATAACCAGACGACATAAGTTCAAGCTTTTGCGACTCGCCTGCCTGGTGATCTGACTCTAAAAACATGCTCTTCACCTGTGCAGTTGTCTACTTTAACAATCCAATGACTTTTCTTACTTCCTCCATGGCTGCCAACACGTCTATGTTTACCATCAACACTGACAACATTTTCAGATTTTCCAGCTATTCTCATCAACAGCAGCCCTTCCGCAATTGGCAACAATTGACTATTTGATCTGCTCCACCGCCACGAATCCTTCCAGTCTGCATTATATCCCAACACAATTGTACTATTTGCCCTCCCATTTCCTTGTATGGCCTCAAGAATCTGTTCATGATTCTCAAGATTACAATCAATAACCACCAGGTCAGCCTCTCTATAGTTATTTAGCAACATAATTTGTGCATCCCCAATAATAAATTCAACTTGGCTCGCATCTGACCCTAGTGCTTCTTTGGAAAAATGCAACTCATCCGTTCCTTTAAAGATGCTAATTACATGCCCACCTGTTTGCTCAGCTGCAGCCACAAGTCCTAAAGTGGTGGACCTGGCGGTGGCATCACCAACAATCACTATGAGTTTGGCATTGTTTCCGGCTGCAATTGCCGAAATGAACTCTGCCACATCTGGTTCATTACCCATCTTACCCTACATATTCAAGTTCATAAAAACATAAGTAAACAGAAGACATTGTGAAGAAAGTATGTAGTAGCTAGTATTATTCGTACGTTATGATGAACTTACCATTTTCATGGACTTGAGATAAGCTTCAGTTGCATTTTCAGTTAACCAGTAAGCCATCTTTTCCTAAGAACTTGTTGAAGTTCTGGTGGAATTGAAGGCTTTTGGTGTTGGAAAAAGAAGTTTGTAAGTTATCTGATTTGAACATGGGTATTGaacgagtatatatatacttaggcCAAACATGCATTGAATGAGATGGATTGGTTAAGTTCCATGTGGAGGTGGCATCGGGCTTATGGGTAGACTGATTAGGCACATCTTTTTGGCTCTTTATGGGTCATTAGATTATTCAcatattcttttaatttcaaatCTTGTTGTTTACTGAACTTAAACTAATTGTAGTTCTAACTAAATATAATCTTGAATGTTTAGCCACATAAATGTACTAACTACAGATGACAATATTGACCCATATACTAATAATCTGTTAAGATAAAGTGCAGGGTCAATTAAGAAACCTGTTGTACTAAGAAAATTACAAAATGATAAGGGGCTTTAAGTCTTTAACTCAAATAGATCAAAGTATTGCTGATGCATAAAACCTTCtaacaacattttttttcaagaaaatgatAGTATTGTTAAAATTGTgtaatcatatttaacaaactatatatagatatatatatatatatcacttcaACCCAAGCCGCCTTGTATCCAAGAGTTAGTCCTATACGTTTTGACATATTTACACCACATGATCCGcacatttttatcaaatatgatGATTATATATTGAGTCCATGTTACTACATTTATCGTATTAGCACTATACTGTCCTACGCCATCCATAAGTTATTCTGTACGTATCCAATTTGAATTTGTTGAACACGGGCTTACTTACCCAAAAAGCTAAGGCTCAATTTGCACATTAACTATAGTGTAAAGAAGAATGTAGGGGATTTCAGGAACACTTGCTTGAAGATTAAATAGACAACGGACCAGTTGGGAAGTAATGTAACAGTATCCATGGTGTTTCTTATCCAATGGCATTCCTAGATGCTTAATCTATTAGCTGTAATGTTCTTTGACAATTGGACAATTGAATGCTTCCATGAATTACTCtcacttaattaatttatttgttacttAACAAATTGCTACAACTTCTTAGGGGCAAAACCCATGTTAGAGCTGACATTAATCCAGCAAAAACATGTCTTTAATTATCACTAAAGTCTTCAAGTTGGCTTTTTTAAACAGAATAATACCATGGGCTAAATCTTAAACCACAACTAGTTATTATGCTTTTTGGAACCTAAATCTTGATCTATTATACTAATGATTGTGCATTTGTGGTTACTCGGATCTGAATCTTGATTAGAAAGTAAAACCTCTTGTTAGATTTGTCAGATTATTATATAACAATGTCTTTTTTAGATATTTAATTAACATTCGTTTTGGAGACTCGACTCTGTGATAAGCTGGTCAGTGCCCTTTTGGGGCTGTTTTTGCAAGTTGAGGGAATTTAAAATAAGAAGTAATATATTGTGAGTTGTGTTACTGCAGATCGAAGAAGGGGCGGAGGGTGCAGTTTCTGCCTCCTAAACTCTCAACAGAGATCTGGATTTATTGTAGTTGCTTCCTTTGCCTAATACTCATTGATATAGGACGAGAGAAATACCGTTCAGGCTAATTTTTTTGATCAAGGAAACAATCATTGTATCGGGAACCAAGAAACGTTCTTGAGAACATGTTTCATGATTTTCCTTACTAAGTTTGGAGATATTTGCAGTTTTCTTTTATTCGTTTTTAATGTACAATATGTTTAATCGggtacaattatcaatcaagcACTATTTTAGGTACGaaaacttaataatttttttcttcttcgtttttttttttttgaattctcGCGGAAATTGCCAAACATGtagtaaattaatataaaaactcaTCATATGTCAAGTACGTTTCGTGTCTTACATCAGCGTCGTTGTTAGTGGC harbors:
- the LOC122606034 gene encoding uncharacterized protein LOC122606034, which translates into the protein MAYWLTENATEAYLKSMKMGKMGNEPDVAEFISAIAAGNNAKLIVIVGDATARSTTLGLVAAAEQTGGHVISIFKGTDELHFSKEALGSDASQVEFIIGDAQIMLLNNYREADLVVIDCNLENHEQILEAIQGNGRANSTIVLGYNADWKDSWRWSRSNSQLLPIAEGLLLMRIAGKSENVVSVDGKHRRVGSHGGSKKSHWIVKVDNCTGEEHVFRVRSPGRRVAKA